A single Gemmatimonadota bacterium DNA region contains:
- a CDS encoding HAD family hydrolase, whose protein sequence is MTFETNRVILFDIDGTLVRGSPGRSVFCAAMEEVYGEPGRPELVSFSGKTDPQIAHELLALAGVERERVDALLPEMLARYVELLAEALPDRLPEVLPGIPDLLYRVAAEEGVEMALLTGNVIDGARIKLGSVGLARFFPFGAFGSDSMDRNELPAIALERARSRWGGHLHPSHMVIVGDTPRDVICGRLAGMETVAVATGQYSLEELADTEADRVFPDLEAPGVYDSLVRGGVRLAGTV, encoded by the coding sequence TTGACATTTGAGACCAATCGGGTAATCCTTTTCGACATCGACGGCACGCTCGTGAGGGGAAGCCCCGGAAGGAGCGTGTTCTGCGCCGCCATGGAGGAGGTCTACGGGGAGCCGGGCCGTCCGGAACTCGTCAGCTTCTCCGGCAAGACCGACCCGCAGATCGCGCACGAGCTGCTGGCCTTGGCCGGCGTCGAACGGGAAAGGGTGGACGCGCTGCTTCCCGAGATGCTCGCTCGCTACGTCGAGCTCCTGGCCGAGGCCTTGCCCGACCGGCTCCCCGAAGTGCTGCCCGGTATCCCCGACCTCCTTTATCGCGTGGCGGCCGAGGAGGGCGTCGAGATGGCTCTTCTCACCGGAAACGTCATCGACGGTGCGCGGATCAAGCTCGGATCGGTAGGGCTGGCGCGCTTTTTCCCGTTCGGTGCGTTCGGTTCGGACTCCATGGACCGAAACGAACTGCCGGCCATCGCCTTGGAGCGGGCGCGGAGTCGCTGGGGCGGCCACCTCCATCCGAGCCACATGGTCATAGTGGGCGACACGCCGCGCGACGTCATCTGCGGACGCCTGGCGGGGATGGAGACCGTAGCCGTGGCCACGGGCCAGTACAGCCTCGAGGAGCTCGCCGACACCGAAGCGGACCGGGTATTCCCCGACCTCGAGGCTCCCGGGGTCTACGATTCTCTCGTGAGAGGCGGCGTCCGCCTGGCCGGAACCGTTTGA
- a CDS encoding XdhC family protein, translated as MVRLSETATGGAVATIVSTRGSTPRKSGARMVLDANGVLSGTVGGGCGEAEVIEAAGRVMESGRAEMVRVDLTDDLASWSPAVCGGTMDVFVEPLRSSGAPPAGSPPESGS; from the coding sequence CTGGTTCGGCTGAGCGAAACGGCGACCGGGGGCGCGGTCGCCACCATCGTCTCCACCAGAGGCTCGACTCCGCGCAAGAGCGGCGCCCGCATGGTGCTCGACGCGAACGGCGTACTCTCGGGAACCGTGGGCGGCGGCTGCGGAGAGGCCGAGGTGATCGAAGCCGCCGGACGGGTCATGGAGAGCGGCCGCGCGGAGATGGTGCGCGTGGACCTCACCGACGACCTGGCGTCATGGAGTCCGGCGGTCTGCGGGGGTACTATGGACGTGTTCGTCGAGCCTCTCCGAAGCTCCGGCGCACCTCCGGCAGGCTCGCCGCCAGAATCAGGGTCATGA
- a CDS encoding prohibitin family protein, with protein sequence MGLLVFGFLVLLAGAAVVVAGAALVGPSMSLGSRRVTGYGLMTLGVGLMCANSITVISVGEVGVKHFLGMIDEDPLAEGVHFVNPFASIEKMSVREQSFPPDGGVERFEAQTSEQLNVALEVALLFTIDGAAAPRLYQEIGTETQLKSRILLNALRNGVRDAVATKSINEIFSPDRREVAASMQQEIQLKAGNRIEILDVFVRDVQAPPSVREAIESKLQREQQVAAEEFQTQIVQEQAQQEIERARGIAESQKIITEGLTPEYLTYHYIQKLGELPAGSVVYVPTEAGIPLIRNLGGGNR encoded by the coding sequence ATGGGACTTCTCGTCTTTGGTTTTCTGGTCTTGCTCGCAGGTGCCGCAGTAGTGGTCGCCGGAGCGGCCCTCGTCGGTCCGTCCATGTCGCTCGGTTCTCGCAGGGTGACCGGGTACGGGCTCATGACGCTGGGCGTCGGCTTGATGTGCGCCAACTCGATCACAGTCATATCGGTAGGCGAGGTCGGTGTCAAGCACTTCCTCGGCATGATCGACGAAGATCCGCTAGCCGAGGGCGTACACTTCGTCAATCCGTTCGCCAGCATCGAGAAGATGTCGGTGAGGGAGCAGTCGTTCCCGCCCGACGGAGGGGTCGAGAGATTCGAGGCGCAGACGAGCGAGCAGCTCAACGTCGCCTTGGAGGTGGCGCTGCTATTCACCATCGACGGAGCTGCGGCCCCCCGACTCTACCAGGAAATCGGCACCGAAACCCAGCTCAAGAGCCGGATTCTGCTCAACGCGTTGCGGAACGGCGTCCGGGACGCGGTGGCCACCAAGTCCATCAACGAGATCTTCTCTCCCGATCGTCGCGAGGTCGCGGCCAGCATGCAGCAGGAGATCCAGCTCAAGGCCGGCAACCGCATCGAAATTCTCGATGTCTTCGTGCGGGACGTCCAGGCCCCGCCGAGTGTGCGGGAGGCGATCGAGTCCAAGCTCCAGCGGGAGCAGCAGGTGGCCGCCGAGGAATTCCAGACCCAGATCGTCCAGGAGCAGGCCCAGCAGGAGATCGAGAGGGCCCGAGGCATCGCCGAGTCGCAGAAGATCATCACCGAGGGACTGACTCCCGAGTACCTCACCTATCACTACATCCAGAAGCTGGGCGAACTCCCGGCGGGATCGGTGGTCTACGTTCCGACCGAGGCCGGAATACCGCTCATCCGGAATCTGGGCGGCGGAAACCGGTGA
- a CDS encoding thioredoxin domain-containing protein yields MSRAEQRRQARGQGGSMGKFYAILGGIAVVGAAVVASQVMGGPGEAITTSMDVAAIEDDSVLLATAKPVVKGDPESSIAIMLFVDYQCPACRQFAAMVEPQIDLRLVESGRASVEQYDFPIEQAHPHAFLAARAARCAGDQDRYRDYHDILFRNQDVWFYQNEAVGAFTDYGEELALDMDEFGACLRSERHAEVVSANLQFGTRLGVGATPTVLVLDRGEGGGIHRLNGNTYEAIEEVVGDIEAGRAQGS; encoded by the coding sequence GTGAGTAGAGCAGAGCAACGCCGACAGGCGCGCGGTCAGGGCGGAAGCATGGGGAAGTTCTACGCGATTCTCGGCGGCATCGCTGTGGTCGGGGCCGCCGTGGTCGCGAGTCAGGTCATGGGGGGACCGGGGGAGGCGATCACGACATCGATGGACGTGGCCGCCATCGAGGACGATTCCGTGCTGCTGGCGACGGCGAAGCCGGTCGTCAAGGGTGATCCCGAGAGCTCGATCGCCATCATGCTCTTCGTGGACTACCAGTGCCCGGCCTGCCGTCAATTCGCCGCCATGGTGGAGCCGCAGATCGACCTGCGGCTCGTCGAATCCGGTCGGGCGAGCGTCGAGCAGTACGACTTCCCGATCGAGCAAGCTCATCCCCACGCCTTCCTCGCCGCCCGGGCCGCGAGGTGCGCCGGCGATCAGGATCGCTACCGGGACTACCACGACATCCTCTTCCGCAACCAGGATGTCTGGTTCTATCAGAACGAGGCCGTGGGCGCCTTCACAGACTACGGGGAGGAGCTCGCCCTCGACATGGACGAGTTCGGTGCCTGCCTGCGGAGCGAACGCCACGCCGAGGTGGTTTCCGCCAACCTCCAGTTCGGAACCCGACTCGGGGTCGGCGCGACCCCCACGGTCTTGGTGCTCGACCGCGGCGAGGGCGGAGGCATTCACCGCCTCAACGGCAACACCTACGAAGCCATCGAGGAGGTCGTCGGCGATATCGAAGCCGGCCGCGCGCAAGGAAGCTAG
- a CDS encoding nucleotidyltransferase family protein — MLAGDRPRATSGRDVIAGVIPCAGASRRMGRPKALLDAGGRSFLERIVSAHRDGGCDRVLVVIGPDGTPGVATVMRAGAECVRNPDPSVGPISSMRAALEALGASPDSAPSSGVAAVLWHPVDHPLVSAEAVEALIRAARTFDPDDDRAPALAVPRYRGGSGHPVLIGSALFGELLAPTLEDGVRTVTRRHQERRTYRDVECAGVTQDIDTPGDYRAAFGRDP; from the coding sequence GTGCTCGCGGGAGATCGTCCGCGGGCCACAAGCGGCAGGGACGTGATCGCCGGTGTGATACCCTGCGCCGGCGCATCCAGGCGCATGGGCAGGCCCAAGGCTCTTCTCGACGCCGGTGGGCGCAGCTTCCTCGAACGAATCGTCTCCGCGCACCGCGACGGAGGGTGCGACAGAGTTCTGGTCGTGATCGGCCCCGACGGAACGCCCGGTGTCGCGACCGTGATGCGGGCCGGCGCGGAGTGTGTCCGGAACCCCGACCCGTCCGTCGGACCGATCTCGTCCATGAGGGCCGCGCTCGAGGCTCTGGGCGCGAGTCCGGATTCGGCCCCGTCGAGCGGTGTCGCGGCGGTGCTGTGGCATCCGGTGGACCACCCGCTGGTGTCGGCGGAGGCCGTCGAGGCCCTGATCCGGGCGGCCCGCACGTTCGACCCGGACGACGACCGGGCTCCGGCCCTGGCGGTGCCCCGCTACCGGGGCGGGAGCGGTCATCCCGTGCTCATCGGGTCCGCGCTCTTCGGCGAGCTCCTCGCACCGACCCTGGAGGACGGGGTTCGCACCGTCACGAGACGTCACCAGGAGCGAAGAACATACCGCGACGTGGAGTGCGCCGGGGTCACCCAGGACATCGACACCCCGGGCGATTACCGAGCCGCCTTCGGCAGGGATCCCTAG
- a CDS encoding XdhC family protein — MLTAAQATRTLAAAVRAGSEAAVALLVRSGSDTEPGGRMVAIAGYGPPGDAAAGTEVTGSLGDAELDHVAEKALRKAVADDRGPDGERFPGVVTLATEAGSFDIYVETHRPDPELVIVGAGHVAIPLARMSSQIGFRVSVLDDRPGFATRERFPEAARLLPVDFDRPFVDVPLHSRSHIVLVTRGHRYDYTCLAEALESDPPPAYIGMIGSRRRVRATYVQLIADGIPAERLARIHAPIGLDIGAETPEEIAVAVAGELVLVRRGGSGTPLSDLERIPERFFGG; from the coding sequence ATGCTGACCGCGGCGCAGGCGACCCGGACCCTGGCCGCGGCGGTACGGGCCGGCTCTGAGGCCGCAGTGGCGCTCCTGGTCCGGTCGGGTTCGGACACCGAGCCGGGTGGACGCATGGTCGCGATCGCCGGATACGGACCTCCGGGCGATGCTGCCGCAGGCACGGAGGTGACGGGCTCGCTGGGGGACGCCGAGCTCGACCATGTCGCGGAAAAGGCGCTGAGGAAGGCCGTCGCCGACGACCGCGGGCCCGACGGCGAGCGATTCCCAGGGGTCGTGACCCTCGCCACGGAGGCCGGCAGCTTCGACATCTACGTCGAGACGCACCGTCCGGACCCGGAGCTGGTGATCGTCGGAGCAGGACACGTCGCCATTCCCCTGGCCCGAATGAGCTCCCAGATAGGCTTCAGGGTCAGCGTGCTCGACGACCGCCCCGGCTTCGCCACCCGCGAGCGATTCCCGGAGGCCGCCCGCCTCCTTCCCGTCGACTTCGACCGTCCCTTCGTCGACGTCCCGCTGCACTCCCGCTCCCATATAGTCCTGGTCACTCGCGGTCACCGCTACGACTACACGTGTCTCGCGGAGGCGCTGGAGTCGGACCCTCCTCCGGCCTACATCGGCATGATCGGCAGCCGGCGGCGGGTGCGCGCCACCTACGTCCAACTGATCGCCGACGGGATCCCGGCCGAGCGTCTCGCCAGGATCCACGCACCCATCGGCCTCGACATCGGCGCCGAAACCCCCGAGGAGATAGCGGTCGCCGTCGCAGGCGAACTGGTGCTGGTCCGGCGCGGCGGGAGCGGCACGCCCCTGTCCGACCTGGAACGCATCCCCGAGCGCTTCTTCGGAGGGTAG
- a CDS encoding aminopeptidase, protein MRFAVFAVMLLAAGGSGACSPGYVLRAGFEEWKILRASEDIEDVLRDPEVDETTKSKLVLVLEARQFAMSEFGIDVGRAYSSYVELERDTLALIVSAAHRDMLVPKTWWFPIVGNVPYRGHFSVEDADEERMKLEAEGFDAMVRPTAAFSTLGWFDDPVLSTFLRYDDVEMITTLIHELAHLHLYVAGEGDFNESYATFVGRSGAVRFFCGRRAGGENTLKCQRARVRWEDVKLFGAYIDELRAELTRFYADTTLTSEEKIAGREPIFRNALSRFDAEVAPQLESLTFTGFRDTDLNNVTLLSRIRYYHRLDDFDTLLQEWEGDLAALLRHLKTVVEDVDDPWTLVEGPARDPMPSP, encoded by the coding sequence ATGCGGTTCGCCGTATTCGCCGTGATGCTTCTGGCCGCAGGCGGCTCGGGAGCCTGCTCGCCGGGCTACGTCCTCAGGGCCGGCTTCGAGGAGTGGAAGATCCTGCGCGCCAGCGAGGACATCGAAGACGTTCTGCGCGACCCGGAGGTGGACGAGACCACCAAGAGCAAGCTCGTCCTGGTGCTCGAGGCGCGGCAGTTCGCCATGAGCGAATTTGGCATCGACGTGGGAAGAGCCTACTCGTCCTACGTTGAGCTCGAGCGCGACACCCTCGCGCTGATCGTGTCCGCCGCGCATCGCGACATGCTGGTGCCGAAGACCTGGTGGTTTCCGATAGTCGGCAACGTGCCGTATCGGGGGCATTTCTCGGTCGAGGACGCCGACGAGGAGCGGATGAAGCTCGAGGCGGAGGGCTTCGACGCCATGGTGAGGCCCACGGCCGCCTTCAGCACGCTGGGCTGGTTCGACGATCCCGTGCTCTCGACCTTTCTCCGGTACGACGACGTCGAGATGATCACGACGCTGATCCACGAGCTGGCGCACCTCCATCTCTACGTCGCCGGCGAGGGCGACTTCAACGAGAGCTACGCGACCTTCGTAGGCCGCTCGGGTGCGGTGCGGTTCTTCTGCGGGCGGCGGGCCGGAGGCGAGAACACCCTGAAATGTCAGCGAGCTCGCGTCCGTTGGGAGGACGTCAAGCTCTTCGGGGCCTACATCGACGAGCTGCGCGCCGAGCTCACCCGCTTCTACGCCGACACGACGCTGACCAGCGAAGAAAAGATCGCCGGACGAGAGCCGATCTTCAGAAACGCCCTCAGCCGCTTTGACGCGGAGGTGGCGCCCCAACTCGAGTCGCTCACCTTCACGGGTTTCCGCGACACTGACCTGAACAACGTGACCCTCCTCTCGCGGATCAGGTACTACCACCGGCTGGACGATTTCGATACGCTGCTCCAGGAGTGGGAGGGGGACCTTGCGGCGCTGCTCCGTCACCTGAAAACGGTGGTGGAGGACGTCGACGACCCGTGGACGCTCGTGGAAGGGCCGGCCCGTGATCCCATGCCCTCCCCTTGA
- a CDS encoding vitamin K epoxide reductase family protein — protein sequence MARAATMENVTVHRNRMAIAILSLVGLFVAFYLYAHAAGWMGALQCGLSDCDTVQSSSHARLGPVPVPLIGLVGYALLLGLALVGLQPSCVGSSWIARLLLLGAAAGWGYSAYLTYLEAWVIRAWCQYCVASAIIMTLILAASLPEVRRSFGEARRTRP from the coding sequence GTGGCTCGAGCGGCGACGATGGAGAACGTCACGGTTCACCGCAACCGGATGGCGATAGCGATTCTCTCGCTCGTAGGTCTTTTTGTGGCGTTCTACCTCTACGCCCACGCGGCGGGGTGGATGGGGGCTCTCCAATGCGGCTTGAGCGATTGCGACACCGTGCAATCGAGCTCCCACGCCCGGCTCGGGCCGGTGCCGGTGCCGCTCATCGGTCTCGTGGGATACGCGTTACTGCTGGGCCTGGCGCTCGTCGGACTCCAGCCCTCCTGCGTCGGTTCGAGCTGGATCGCTCGGCTCCTGCTTCTGGGCGCCGCAGCCGGCTGGGGCTACTCCGCCTACCTCACCTATCTGGAAGCCTGGGTCATCAGAGCGTGGTGCCAGTACTGCGTGGCATCGGCGATCATCATGACCCTGATTCTGGCGGCGAGCCTGCCGGAGGTGCGCCGGAGCTTCGGAGAGGCTCGACGAACACGTCCATAG
- a CDS encoding threonine/serine dehydratase has product MVSLLDVEAAARRLAGVVARTPLVESSHLHELTGVRVGLKCENLQRTGSFKLRGAYNFISRLLPKVVSMGLVTYSSGNHAQAVAMAARVRGAPVTVVMPETVPDVKRRGAERLGAEIVVEGTTSLERRAKAEEIAIERKMTIVPPFEHPDIVAGQGTVGLEIADSVERLDMVLVPIGGGGLAGGVAAAIKALRPEARVIGVEPEGAASMKAALKAGGPVELESIDTVADGLAPVIAGELTYLHASTLLDDIVTVSDDDILKAAAHLMACEKLVVEYSGAATVAAIMSGTVKTEDLRVVAVLSGGNIDPKAIRTLDLDI; this is encoded by the coding sequence GTGGTGTCGCTGCTCGATGTCGAGGCGGCGGCCCGCAGGCTGGCCGGCGTGGTGGCGAGAACTCCTCTCGTGGAATCGTCTCATCTGCACGAGCTTACCGGCGTCCGCGTAGGTCTGAAGTGCGAAAACCTGCAACGCACCGGATCGTTCAAGCTGCGCGGCGCCTACAACTTCATCTCCCGCCTCCTGCCGAAGGTGGTGTCGATGGGGCTCGTCACGTACTCCTCCGGCAATCACGCCCAGGCGGTCGCCATGGCCGCGCGGGTGCGGGGCGCACCGGTGACCGTCGTAATGCCGGAGACCGTGCCGGACGTGAAGAGACGCGGGGCGGAGCGGCTCGGGGCCGAGATCGTGGTGGAGGGCACGACCTCCCTCGAACGGCGCGCGAAGGCGGAAGAGATCGCCATCGAACGGAAGATGACCATCGTGCCACCGTTCGAACACCCGGACATCGTCGCCGGACAGGGCACCGTCGGGCTCGAGATCGCCGACTCGGTGGAGAGACTCGACATGGTCCTCGTCCCCATCGGCGGCGGCGGCCTGGCGGGCGGCGTGGCCGCGGCGATCAAGGCTCTACGCCCCGAGGCCCGCGTGATCGGCGTCGAGCCCGAGGGTGCGGCATCCATGAAGGCGGCTCTCAAGGCGGGCGGTCCAGTCGAGCTCGAGAGCATCGACACCGTGGCCGACGGACTGGCTCCGGTCATAGCCGGCGAGCTTACCTATCTCCACGCTTCCACTCTGCTCGACGACATCGTCACCGTCTCTGACGACGACATCCTCAAGGCCGCAGCCCACCTGATGGCCTGCGAGAAGCTGGTGGTGGAGTATTCCGGAGCGGCGACAGTGGCGGCTATCATGTCCGGCACGGTCAAGACCGAAGACCTCCGGGTAGTCGCCGTGCTCAGCGGCGGAAACATCGATCCAAAGGCAATCAGGACCCTCGATCTTGACATTTGA
- the gyrA gene encoding DNA gyrase subunit A: protein MSEEKDLSGQESQARRIRPKTLEREMRESFIDYSMSVIVQRALPDVRDGLKPVHRRILYAMSELGLGPGRPYKKCATVVGDVLGKYHPHGDSAVYDSLVRMAQDFSLRYPLIDGQGNFGSIDGDAAAAYRYTEARLSRIAPELLNDIEKETVEFAPNFDGSRNEPTVLPTCIPNLLVNGSSGIAVGMSTNVPPHNLAEVVDGALALIEDPELPQARLEDIVTGPDFPTGAFICGRSGIREAYRTGRGRITQRGRATIEEDRRGKVRIVVMEIPFMVNKSRLIEEIAQGVRDGRLPDISDLRDESDRRGMSIVIELKRSAVPLVALNRLYRHTQMQRTFGAIMLALVDGEPRILPLRRILGHFIEHRHDVVVRRSEFELARALARQHVLEGLVIAVDNIDRVIRIIRGSPDSGTASSQLIEAFDLSEKQAKAILEMRLSRLTGLEIEKLQTELAQIRETARELRELLASRERRMEVVADELRIVRDKYGDERRTEITGPIGHFDVEDLIVDEEAVITISHEGYVKRLSPENYRAQLRGGKGLRGMDVKGGDWVEHIFIARTHDYLLVFTRDGQCHWLKVWQIPEGSRYAKGTAIVNLLDLEPGSRIASVLPVRDFDGGEYVFFCTRKGIVKKSQLSAYRHVQKGGIIAIRIREDDELLEARLTSGSDEILLASSAGAAIRFRESDVRPLLRASMGVQGMNLRKDDEVVDMVVLRDDTTVLAVSEKGLGKRTSIDEYRLQQRGGTGVINLKVSERTGRVVAARAVREGEHLMIMTKNGVVNRQLASAISLIGRATQGVKLVSLGKRDSVVDVALVDDGGEADEKA, encoded by the coding sequence ATGAGCGAAGAAAAAGACCTCTCCGGACAGGAGAGCCAAGCGCGGCGGATTCGGCCAAAGACGCTTGAAAGGGAGATGAGGGAATCCTTCATCGACTATTCGATGAGCGTGATAGTCCAACGCGCGCTCCCCGATGTCCGCGACGGGCTGAAGCCCGTGCACAGACGTATCCTCTACGCCATGAGCGAGCTGGGTCTGGGGCCCGGCCGCCCTTACAAGAAATGCGCCACTGTGGTCGGCGACGTGCTCGGCAAGTATCATCCGCACGGCGACTCCGCAGTCTACGACTCGCTTGTGCGCATGGCTCAGGACTTCTCGCTGCGCTACCCGCTCATCGACGGCCAGGGCAACTTCGGTTCCATCGACGGCGACGCCGCGGCGGCATATCGCTACACCGAGGCCCGGCTTTCCCGAATAGCGCCGGAGCTCCTCAACGACATAGAGAAGGAGACCGTCGAGTTCGCACCCAACTTCGACGGCAGCCGAAACGAGCCGACGGTGCTGCCGACGTGCATCCCCAACCTGCTGGTCAACGGTTCGTCCGGCATCGCGGTCGGGATGTCCACCAACGTGCCTCCCCACAATCTCGCCGAGGTGGTCGACGGCGCACTCGCGCTGATCGAAGACCCGGAACTGCCGCAGGCGCGGCTCGAAGACATCGTCACCGGCCCGGACTTCCCGACGGGCGCCTTCATCTGCGGACGCTCGGGCATCCGCGAAGCATATCGGACCGGGCGCGGGCGCATCACCCAGCGAGGGAGGGCGACCATCGAGGAGGACCGCAGGGGCAAGGTCCGCATCGTCGTCATGGAAATCCCCTTCATGGTGAACAAGTCGCGACTGATCGAAGAGATCGCTCAAGGGGTGCGCGACGGTCGTCTGCCGGACATCTCCGACCTCCGCGACGAGTCCGACCGGCGCGGCATGAGCATCGTCATCGAGCTCAAGCGCTCCGCGGTACCGCTCGTGGCGCTCAACCGGCTCTACCGGCACACGCAGATGCAGCGGACCTTCGGCGCGATCATGCTGGCGCTTGTGGACGGCGAGCCGCGCATCCTGCCGCTGCGTCGCATCCTCGGCCATTTCATCGAGCACAGGCACGACGTAGTGGTCAGGCGCTCCGAGTTTGAGTTGGCCCGGGCTCTGGCTCGCCAGCACGTGCTCGAGGGGTTGGTGATCGCGGTCGACAACATCGACCGGGTGATCCGGATCATCAGGGGATCGCCCGACTCCGGGACCGCGTCGAGCCAGCTCATCGAAGCGTTCGATTTGAGCGAGAAGCAGGCGAAAGCCATTCTGGAGATGCGACTCTCGCGTCTGACCGGTCTCGAGATCGAGAAACTGCAGACCGAGCTCGCGCAGATCCGAGAAACGGCCCGCGAGCTTCGCGAGCTCCTCGCGTCGCGCGAACGCCGCATGGAGGTGGTCGCCGACGAACTGCGGATCGTCCGCGACAAGTACGGCGACGAGAGGCGGACCGAGATCACGGGCCCGATCGGGCACTTCGACGTCGAAGACTTGATCGTGGACGAGGAGGCGGTCATCACGATCTCGCACGAGGGCTACGTGAAACGGCTCTCGCCGGAGAACTACCGCGCCCAGCTCCGGGGCGGCAAAGGGCTGCGCGGCATGGACGTCAAGGGCGGCGATTGGGTGGAGCACATCTTCATCGCCCGGACTCACGACTACCTCCTGGTATTCACGCGCGACGGGCAGTGCCACTGGCTGAAGGTCTGGCAGATTCCCGAGGGCAGTCGTTACGCCAAGGGCACAGCGATCGTCAACCTCCTCGACCTGGAGCCCGGTTCCCGGATCGCCTCGGTGCTGCCCGTCCGCGATTTCGACGGCGGCGAGTACGTCTTCTTTTGCACGCGCAAGGGCATAGTCAAGAAGTCGCAGCTCTCCGCATATCGCCACGTCCAGAAGGGCGGCATCATCGCCATCCGGATTCGCGAGGACGACGAGCTCCTCGAGGCCAGGCTGACCTCGGGCTCCGACGAGATCCTCCTGGCGAGCAGCGCGGGCGCCGCCATCCGTTTCCGGGAGTCTGACGTACGTCCCCTGCTGCGGGCCTCCATGGGGGTTCAAGGCATGAACCTCAGAAAGGACGACGAGGTGGTCGACATGGTCGTGCTCCGGGACGACACCACCGTGCTCGCCGTCTCTGAGAAAGGCCTCGGCAAGCGGACTTCCATCGACGAGTACCGGCTGCAACAGAGGGGAGGAACCGGTGTAATCAACCTCAAGGTTTCAGAAAGAACGGGTCGGGTCGTGGCGGCGCGAGCCGTCCGGGAGGGCGAACACCTCATGATCATGACCAAAAACGGGGTTGTGAACCGACAGCTCGCTTCGGCCATTTCCCTGATCGGACGCGCGACTCAGGGGGTCAAGCTGGTTTCACTCGGTAAACGTGATTCCGTTGTCGATGTCGCTTTGGTCGACGACGGTGGAGAAGCGGACGAGAAGGCGTGA